A genomic segment from Gossypium hirsutum isolate 1008001.06 chromosome D04, Gossypium_hirsutum_v2.1, whole genome shotgun sequence encodes:
- the LOC121202899 gene encoding nuclear pore complex protein NUP1 isoform X2 produces the protein MATAGEESNPYDGGLGAGGKFRKRPFRRTTKTTPYDRPPTSIRNPSGTGDRNGWLSRLVDPARRLITSSAHRLFASVFTKRLPPPPPQTPQALESGTNQEPRENQPEATSKVPSVVQGAIIGCENPVNHTEESGVAELEKILKQKTFTRSEIDHLTRLLCSRSADIPGGNEEKRPELISVVSHDKKEEFPKTPVREHVTENHLISTPVVSSTVIDDVVASPAELAKAYMGNKTPKVSASRLGLQNQVPRGDLTCPSNKNFPSMSSTMSLVPRSSGHVGNLGNSFVTPRLRGRSAIYSMARTPYSRVNSSTLLKSSGTASDAFGGPSSSSQSAWEQKRISGSTQGVLKRRSSVLDNDIGSVGPIRRIRQKSNLLSSRNLSLPTSAGPSARIAGNSSAALDTLAENGDNSSPGTSVTTVPSKSSQTASKILQQLDMLVSPREKSPTKLSPSMLRGQALKSIENVDSSKFLENMQDTDKLSGSCTALPGICESMSGKHDKAKENGSTMMVALPNKAVPAVNGADSNSLMKDNNMPSVKASDSSVIKSIVPQPQQKSRAFQMSAHEDYLDLDDDDYPNGATPAEGRGRLDNCLMESKSAAPEAMIDKASSPEVIPNSSAAFNQKPDLKTSDGPTGVEKNAGITSPVVEVAISSLQSPLFVSSSTPIADRGVVPSQSNAPHMLSIGEKVVEAKQSNGAVTSFGFASTNVGEVSSVTGSSGIKLATSSDQKPENLSSCATTAPGTTNYLSDKTDKESNLNAIFCSTPETAVTSSVSTSISAGSKFKLGASAADVSTFNNGSCASSPFSFSSPVPSLVPSNCQSSSSATATDNDTSAATITSASATANASISFTSSPSVEASIPSFTGAPVFKFSSSGDPSTSVSTLSATSGEATESKTQDTKLGNVGIFPFGSTSAFTGSGSSIFGGTSAASSSAGTTAEVANSGNSSSSGISSTIMNSGSGFFSSTFSPMTSTSNGIFGGSSASTSTGNGIFGGTSATTSTGTGLFGGTSAATSTGNGIFGGTSATSTGSSIFGGTSLPVSGTGSIFSTKAAGTATGSNVFGFSAPATSTSTSQSQGLNPFNAVNTQASAAGTGIGTSSQSTPIQFSSSASSPSFGLAGNATFSSGSSIFGSSATVAKPFSSGSSFGISSSSSETKSLSSSSGIAGGAFGSTWQAPKTPTFGSSSGFSFGSSTSVSAPSGASSIFGSSTGASSSSIFSFTSAAAATPSQPVFGNTSPGLVFGSTPSSNNDQMEDSMAEDTVQASPAVVTFNQQPISPPASGFVFGASNPPAAGSVPFGTQPSIAAPQNPSPFLASGSLEFVGGGSFSLGTSGGDKSARKYVKVRKQRKK, from the exons ATGGCGACGGCGGGTGAGGAGAGTAACCCCTACGACGGCGGACTAGGAGCTGGAGGAAAATTTAGAAAACGGCCGTTTCGGAGGACAACAAAAACTACACCATACGATAGGCCGCCGACCTCAATAAGGAACCCAAGCGGTACCGGCGACAGAAATGGCTGGTTATCGAGATTGGTGGATCCAGCGCGGAGACTTATTACTTCTAGTGCCCATAGGCTCTTCGCCTCCGTCTTTACGAAACGCCTCCCTCCTCCTCCGCCTCAGACACCACAAGCGCTGGAATCTG GGACTAATCAGGAACCAAGGGAGAATCAACCAGAAGCAACTTCTAAA GTTCCTTCTGTTGTGCAAGGAGCCATCATAGGATGTGAGAATCCTGTTAATCATACTGAAGAAAGTGGAGTTGCTGAACttgagaaaattttaaagcagAAGACATTTACCAG atCTGAAATTGATCATTTGACGAGGTTACTATGCTCAAGAAGTGCTGATATTCCTggtggaaatgaagaaaagaggcCTGAATTGATCTCAGTGGTATCTCATGACAAGAAAGAAGAATTTCCAAAGACACCAGTTAGAGAACATGTGACTGAGAACCATCTTATTTCAACACCTGTTGTCAGCTCAACT GTCATTGATGATGTTGTTGCTTCACCTGCTGAGCTTGCAAAAGCTTACATGGGTAATAAGACGCCAAAAGTATCTGCATCAAGGCTTGGACTACAAAATCAAGTGCCTAGGGGAGATTTAACTTGTCCAAGCAATAAAAATTTCCCTTCTATGTCTTCCACAATGTCACTTGTGCCAAGATCTTCTGGTCATGTTGGTAATCTTGGAAACAGTTTTGTGACCCCAAGATTAAGGGGCAGGTCTGCAATATACAGCATGGCACGGACACCTTATTCCAGGGTTAACTCATCAACTCTCCTCAAG AGTTCTGGCACTGCAAGTGATGCTTTTGGTGGACCTTCATCATCATCTCAGAGTGCTTGGGAGCAAAAGAGAATTTCTGGCTCTACACAAGGG GTTTTAAAGCGCAGGAGTTCAGTATTAGACAATGATATAGGATCAGTTGGCCCTATTCGGCGGATTCGTCAAAAGTCCAACCTTCTTTCTTCAAGAAACTTAAGCTTACCTACTTCTGCCGGCCCATCTGCTCGCATAGCTGGCAATAGTTCAGCTGCTCTAGATACTCTGGCTGAGAATGGGGATAACAGCTCTCCTGGCACTAGTGTTACCACTGTTCCATCCAAGTCCAGTCAGACTGCGTCAAAAATTTTACAGCAATTGGACATGTTGGTATCCCCAAGGGAAAAATCACCAACTAAGTTGTCACCATCTATGCTACGTGGGCAGGCTCTTAAAAGCATTGAGAATGTAGATTCTTCAAAATTTCTGGAGAACATGCAAGATACTGACAAGTTGAGTGGTTCTTGCACTGCCCTTCCTGGTATTTGTGAGTCTATGTCAGGAAAGCATGATAAGGCTAAGGAAAATGGCTCAACAATGATGGTTGCTCTTCCTAACAAGGCGGTTCCTGCAGTAAATGGTGCAGATAGTAATAGTTTGATGAAGGATAATAACATGCCTAGTGTTAAAGCTTCTGATTCCAGTGTGATCAAGTCTATTGTACCACAACCTCAACAAAAGAGTCGGGCTTTTCAGATGAGTGCACATGAG GATTATCTAGATCTGGATGATGATGACTATCCTAATGGAGCCACACCTGCCGAAGGGAGAGGGAGGTTGGATAATTGTCTCATGGAGAGTAAGAGTGCAGCTCCTGAAGCTATGATAGATAAGGCTTCTAGTCCTGAAGTTATACCCAATTCAAGTGCTGCATTTAATCAAAAACCTGATTTGAAAACATCTGATGGACCCACAGGTGTTGAAAAGAATGCTGGTATTACTTCTCCAGTTGTAGAGGTGGCTATTTCATCTCTGCAGTCTCCACTTTTTGTATCTTCGTCAACTCCCATAGCCGATAGAGGCGTTGTCCCTTCACAGTCAAATGCTCCTCATATGCTTAGCATTGGGGAGAAAGTTGTGGAAGCAAAGCAATCAAATGGTGCTGTTACTTCATTTGGCTTTGCCTCTACAAATGTTGGTGAGGTTTCATCAGTTACTGGATCTTCAGGTATTAAGCTTGCCACAAGTTCAGACCAAAAACCAGAGAACTTAAGCAG ctGTGCTACTACTGCTCCTGGTACAACCAATTATTTGTCAGATAAAACTGATAAGGAGAGCAATCTGAATGCCATCTTCTGTAGTACACCTGAAACTGCAGTCACCTCTTCTGTATCAACTTCAATATCAGCTGGAAGTAAGTTCAAGCTTGGTGCATCCGCAGCAGATGTTTCTACCTTTAATAACGGGTCTTGTGCTTCTAGtcctttttcattctcttctccgGTGCCTTCTCTAGTCCCGAGTAATTGTCAAAGTTCCTCCAGTGCAACTGCCACCGATAATGACACTTCTGCTGCTACCATCACCTCTGCAAGTGCAACTGCGAATGCCAGCATCAGCTTTACCAGCAGCCCCTCTGTGGAGGCTTCAATCCCTTCTTTTACAGGTGCACCTGTTTTCAAGTTTTCATCCTCTGGGGACCCATCAACTTCAGTTTCAACATTATCAGCAACTTCAGGGGAAGCAACTGAATCTAAGACACAGGATACAAAACTTGGCAATGTAGGTATCTTTCCTTTTGGTAGTACATCTGCTTTTACTGGCTCTGGAAGTAGTATTTTTGGTGGTACAAGTGCTGCAAGCAGCTCTGCTGGTACAACAGCTGAAGTCGCAAACTCTGGAAATAGCAGTTCCAGTGGTATATCTTCCACTATTATGAACTCTGGAAGTGGCTTTTTCAGCAGCACATTTTCCCCAATGACAAGCACAAGCAATGGTATCTTTGGTGGTTCATCTGCAAGTACAAGCACAGGCAATGGTATCTTTGGTGGTACATCTGCAACTACAAGCACGGGCACTGGTTTATTTGGTGGTACATCAGCAGCTACAAGCACAGGCAATGGCATCTTTGGTGGTACATCTGCAACAAGCACAGGTAGTAGTATTTTTGGTGGTACGTCTTTGCCAGTATCTGGTACAGGAAGTATTTTTTCCACTAAAGCTGCAGGCACGGCCACTGGAAGCAACGTCTTTGGATTCAGTGCTCCAGCTACATCCACATCTACTTCACAGTCTCAGGGTTTAAATCCTTTCAATGCTGTAAATACCCAAGCATCTGCTGCAGGAACTGGCATTGGTACCTCAAGTCAGAGCACGCCCATTCAGTTTTCCTCATCTGCATCATCTCCATCCTTTGGATTGGCTGGGAATGCAACCTTTTCCTCTGGCAGTTCGATTTTTGGGTCTTCGGCAACTGTAGCCAAACCTTTTAGTTCTGGTTCAAGTTTTGGAATAAGTTCTTCCTCTTCAGAAACCAAGTCTCTGAGCTCTAGCAGTGGCATTGCTGGTGGTGCGTTTGGTTCCACTTGGCAAGCTCCCAAGACACCCACATTTGGTTCATCATCAGGATTTTCTTTTGGATCATCAACTTCTGTTAGTGCTCCTAGTGGTGCATCTTCTATCTTTGGGTCATCCACTGGTGCCTCTTCAAGTTCCATATTTTCATTCACTTCCGCTGCAGCTGCTACTCCGTCACAGCCTGTGTTTGGTAATACGAGTCCTGGCTTGGTGTTTGGGTCAACGCCCTCTAGTAATAATGATCAAATGGAAGATAGTATGGCGGAAGACACAGTTCAGGCTTCACCGGCTGTTGTGACATTTAATCAACAGCCAATTTCACCACCCGCTTCTGGGTTCGTTTTTGGTGCATCAAACCCACCAGCAGCAGGTTCTGTCCCATTTGGAACCCAACCAAGCATAGCCGCACCACAGAATCCATCTCCATTTCTGGCTTCTGGTAGTCTGGAATTTGTTGGTGGAGGGAGCTTCTCATTGGGCACCAGTGGTGGTGACAAGTCTGCCAGAAAATATGTGAAGGTCCGCAAGCAGCGGAAGAAGTAA
- the LOC121202899 gene encoding nuclear pore complex protein NUP1 isoform X4, which produces MATAGEESNPYDGGLGAGGKFRKRPFRRTTKTTPYDRPPTSIRNPSGTGDRNGWLSRLVDPARRLITSSAHRLFASVFTKRLPPPPPQTPQALESGTNQEPRENQPEATSKVPSVVQGAIIGCENPVNHTEESGVAELEKILKQKTFTRSEIDHLTRLLCSRSADIPGGNEEKRPELISVVSHDKKEEFPKTPVREHVTENHLISTPVVSSTVIDDVVASPAELAKAYMGNKTPKVSASRLGLQNQVPRGDLTCPSNKNFPSMSSTMSLVPRSSGHVGNLGNSFVTPRLRGRSAIYSMARTPYSRSSGTASDAFGGPSSSSQSAWEQKRISGSTQGVLKRRSSVLDNDIGSVGPIRRIRQKSNLLSSRNLSLPTSAGPSARIAGNSSAALDTLAENGDNSSPGTSVTTVPSKSSQTASKILQQLDMLVSPREKSPTKLSPSMLRGQALKSIENVDSSKFLENMQDTDKLSGSCTALPGICESMSGKHDKAKENGSTMMVALPNKAVPAVNGADSNSLMKDNNMPSVKASDSSVIKSIVPQPQQKSRAFQMSAHEDYLDLDDDDYPNGATPAEGRGRLDNCLMESKSAAPEAMIDKASSPEVIPNSSAAFNQKPDLKTSDGPTGVEKNAGITSPVVEVAISSLQSPLFVSSSTPIADRGVVPSQSNAPHMLSIGEKVVEAKQSNGAVTSFGFASTNVGEVSSVTGSSGIKLATSSDQKPENLSSCATTAPGTTNYLSDKTDKESNLNAIFCSTPETAVTSSVSTSISAGSKFKLGASAADVSTFNNGSCASSPFSFSSPVPSLVPSNCQSSSSATATDNDTSAATITSASATANASISFTSSPSVEASIPSFTGAPVFKFSSSGDPSTSVSTLSATSGEATESKTQDTKLGNVGIFPFGSTSAFTGSGSSIFGGTSAASSSAGTTAEVANSGNSSSSGISSTIMNSGSGFFSSTFSPMTSTSNGIFGGSSASTSTGNGIFGGTSATTSTGTGLFGGTSAATSTGNGIFGGTSATSTGSSIFGGTSLPVSGTGSIFSTKAAGTATGSNVFGFSAPATSTSTSQSQGLNPFNAVNTQASAAGTGIGTSSQSTPIQFSSSASSPSFGLAGNATFSSGSSIFGSSATVAKPFSSGSSFGISSSSSETKSLSSSSGIAGGAFGSTWQAPKTPTFGSSSGFSFGSSTSVSAPSGASSIFGSSTGASSSSIFSFTSAAAATPSQPVFGNTSPGLVFGSTPSSNNDQMEDSMAEDTVQASPAVVTFNQQPISPPASGFVFGASNPPAAGSVPFGTQPSIAAPQNPSPFLASGSLEFVGGGSFSLGTSGGDKSARKYVKVRKQRKK; this is translated from the exons ATGGCGACGGCGGGTGAGGAGAGTAACCCCTACGACGGCGGACTAGGAGCTGGAGGAAAATTTAGAAAACGGCCGTTTCGGAGGACAACAAAAACTACACCATACGATAGGCCGCCGACCTCAATAAGGAACCCAAGCGGTACCGGCGACAGAAATGGCTGGTTATCGAGATTGGTGGATCCAGCGCGGAGACTTATTACTTCTAGTGCCCATAGGCTCTTCGCCTCCGTCTTTACGAAACGCCTCCCTCCTCCTCCGCCTCAGACACCACAAGCGCTGGAATCTG GGACTAATCAGGAACCAAGGGAGAATCAACCAGAAGCAACTTCTAAA GTTCCTTCTGTTGTGCAAGGAGCCATCATAGGATGTGAGAATCCTGTTAATCATACTGAAGAAAGTGGAGTTGCTGAACttgagaaaattttaaagcagAAGACATTTACCAG atCTGAAATTGATCATTTGACGAGGTTACTATGCTCAAGAAGTGCTGATATTCCTggtggaaatgaagaaaagaggcCTGAATTGATCTCAGTGGTATCTCATGACAAGAAAGAAGAATTTCCAAAGACACCAGTTAGAGAACATGTGACTGAGAACCATCTTATTTCAACACCTGTTGTCAGCTCAACT GTCATTGATGATGTTGTTGCTTCACCTGCTGAGCTTGCAAAAGCTTACATGGGTAATAAGACGCCAAAAGTATCTGCATCAAGGCTTGGACTACAAAATCAAGTGCCTAGGGGAGATTTAACTTGTCCAAGCAATAAAAATTTCCCTTCTATGTCTTCCACAATGTCACTTGTGCCAAGATCTTCTGGTCATGTTGGTAATCTTGGAAACAGTTTTGTGACCCCAAGATTAAGGGGCAGGTCTGCAATATACAGCATGGCACGGACACCTTATTCCAGG AGTTCTGGCACTGCAAGTGATGCTTTTGGTGGACCTTCATCATCATCTCAGAGTGCTTGGGAGCAAAAGAGAATTTCTGGCTCTACACAAGGG GTTTTAAAGCGCAGGAGTTCAGTATTAGACAATGATATAGGATCAGTTGGCCCTATTCGGCGGATTCGTCAAAAGTCCAACCTTCTTTCTTCAAGAAACTTAAGCTTACCTACTTCTGCCGGCCCATCTGCTCGCATAGCTGGCAATAGTTCAGCTGCTCTAGATACTCTGGCTGAGAATGGGGATAACAGCTCTCCTGGCACTAGTGTTACCACTGTTCCATCCAAGTCCAGTCAGACTGCGTCAAAAATTTTACAGCAATTGGACATGTTGGTATCCCCAAGGGAAAAATCACCAACTAAGTTGTCACCATCTATGCTACGTGGGCAGGCTCTTAAAAGCATTGAGAATGTAGATTCTTCAAAATTTCTGGAGAACATGCAAGATACTGACAAGTTGAGTGGTTCTTGCACTGCCCTTCCTGGTATTTGTGAGTCTATGTCAGGAAAGCATGATAAGGCTAAGGAAAATGGCTCAACAATGATGGTTGCTCTTCCTAACAAGGCGGTTCCTGCAGTAAATGGTGCAGATAGTAATAGTTTGATGAAGGATAATAACATGCCTAGTGTTAAAGCTTCTGATTCCAGTGTGATCAAGTCTATTGTACCACAACCTCAACAAAAGAGTCGGGCTTTTCAGATGAGTGCACATGAG GATTATCTAGATCTGGATGATGATGACTATCCTAATGGAGCCACACCTGCCGAAGGGAGAGGGAGGTTGGATAATTGTCTCATGGAGAGTAAGAGTGCAGCTCCTGAAGCTATGATAGATAAGGCTTCTAGTCCTGAAGTTATACCCAATTCAAGTGCTGCATTTAATCAAAAACCTGATTTGAAAACATCTGATGGACCCACAGGTGTTGAAAAGAATGCTGGTATTACTTCTCCAGTTGTAGAGGTGGCTATTTCATCTCTGCAGTCTCCACTTTTTGTATCTTCGTCAACTCCCATAGCCGATAGAGGCGTTGTCCCTTCACAGTCAAATGCTCCTCATATGCTTAGCATTGGGGAGAAAGTTGTGGAAGCAAAGCAATCAAATGGTGCTGTTACTTCATTTGGCTTTGCCTCTACAAATGTTGGTGAGGTTTCATCAGTTACTGGATCTTCAGGTATTAAGCTTGCCACAAGTTCAGACCAAAAACCAGAGAACTTAAGCAG ctGTGCTACTACTGCTCCTGGTACAACCAATTATTTGTCAGATAAAACTGATAAGGAGAGCAATCTGAATGCCATCTTCTGTAGTACACCTGAAACTGCAGTCACCTCTTCTGTATCAACTTCAATATCAGCTGGAAGTAAGTTCAAGCTTGGTGCATCCGCAGCAGATGTTTCTACCTTTAATAACGGGTCTTGTGCTTCTAGtcctttttcattctcttctccgGTGCCTTCTCTAGTCCCGAGTAATTGTCAAAGTTCCTCCAGTGCAACTGCCACCGATAATGACACTTCTGCTGCTACCATCACCTCTGCAAGTGCAACTGCGAATGCCAGCATCAGCTTTACCAGCAGCCCCTCTGTGGAGGCTTCAATCCCTTCTTTTACAGGTGCACCTGTTTTCAAGTTTTCATCCTCTGGGGACCCATCAACTTCAGTTTCAACATTATCAGCAACTTCAGGGGAAGCAACTGAATCTAAGACACAGGATACAAAACTTGGCAATGTAGGTATCTTTCCTTTTGGTAGTACATCTGCTTTTACTGGCTCTGGAAGTAGTATTTTTGGTGGTACAAGTGCTGCAAGCAGCTCTGCTGGTACAACAGCTGAAGTCGCAAACTCTGGAAATAGCAGTTCCAGTGGTATATCTTCCACTATTATGAACTCTGGAAGTGGCTTTTTCAGCAGCACATTTTCCCCAATGACAAGCACAAGCAATGGTATCTTTGGTGGTTCATCTGCAAGTACAAGCACAGGCAATGGTATCTTTGGTGGTACATCTGCAACTACAAGCACGGGCACTGGTTTATTTGGTGGTACATCAGCAGCTACAAGCACAGGCAATGGCATCTTTGGTGGTACATCTGCAACAAGCACAGGTAGTAGTATTTTTGGTGGTACGTCTTTGCCAGTATCTGGTACAGGAAGTATTTTTTCCACTAAAGCTGCAGGCACGGCCACTGGAAGCAACGTCTTTGGATTCAGTGCTCCAGCTACATCCACATCTACTTCACAGTCTCAGGGTTTAAATCCTTTCAATGCTGTAAATACCCAAGCATCTGCTGCAGGAACTGGCATTGGTACCTCAAGTCAGAGCACGCCCATTCAGTTTTCCTCATCTGCATCATCTCCATCCTTTGGATTGGCTGGGAATGCAACCTTTTCCTCTGGCAGTTCGATTTTTGGGTCTTCGGCAACTGTAGCCAAACCTTTTAGTTCTGGTTCAAGTTTTGGAATAAGTTCTTCCTCTTCAGAAACCAAGTCTCTGAGCTCTAGCAGTGGCATTGCTGGTGGTGCGTTTGGTTCCACTTGGCAAGCTCCCAAGACACCCACATTTGGTTCATCATCAGGATTTTCTTTTGGATCATCAACTTCTGTTAGTGCTCCTAGTGGTGCATCTTCTATCTTTGGGTCATCCACTGGTGCCTCTTCAAGTTCCATATTTTCATTCACTTCCGCTGCAGCTGCTACTCCGTCACAGCCTGTGTTTGGTAATACGAGTCCTGGCTTGGTGTTTGGGTCAACGCCCTCTAGTAATAATGATCAAATGGAAGATAGTATGGCGGAAGACACAGTTCAGGCTTCACCGGCTGTTGTGACATTTAATCAACAGCCAATTTCACCACCCGCTTCTGGGTTCGTTTTTGGTGCATCAAACCCACCAGCAGCAGGTTCTGTCCCATTTGGAACCCAACCAAGCATAGCCGCACCACAGAATCCATCTCCATTTCTGGCTTCTGGTAGTCTGGAATTTGTTGGTGGAGGGAGCTTCTCATTGGGCACCAGTGGTGGTGACAAGTCTGCCAGAAAATATGTGAAGGTCCGCAAGCAGCGGAAGAAGTAA